One part of the Candidatus Bathyarchaeia archaeon genome encodes these proteins:
- a CDS encoding DNA-binding protein produces MEYVEARLRRIFLIRFDHEDDVIEEVSALAVKEQIKCAFILLIGAVSEAHMVVGSLNLKVPPKPMEATLKEERELIALGTLTWNKHKPIVHIHSSLGRGYMVNVGCLREKCKVYLTLEGLII; encoded by the coding sequence ATGGAGTACGTGGAGGCGAGGCTGCGAAGAATATTCCTGATCAGGTTTGACCACGAAGACGACGTCATAGAGGAAGTTTCAGCCCTCGCGGTTAAAGAGCAGATAAAATGCGCGTTCATCCTGCTGATCGGGGCGGTTTCGGAAGCCCATATGGTTGTCGGCTCACTTAACCTAAAGGTTCCCCCAAAACCCATGGAAGCCACCCTCAAAGAGGAAAGGGAGCTGATCGCCCTAGGCACGTTGACGTGGAACAAACATAAGCCCATCGTTCATATACATTCCTCCCTCGGCAGAGGCTACATGGTGAACGTTGGATGCCTACGCGAAAAATGCAAGGTCTACTTAACCCTCGAAGGCTTAATCATCG
- a CDS encoding MarC family protein encodes MLIPYNLVEAVIALFVVVDPLGNMPIFLSLTSDIGEDERKRMFNVATAVGFIVLMVFAVIGKGFLDALGISLYSFMVAGGLLLMIISVKIIIQGGWREEALSPSDLGVIPIAFPLLVGPGAITTTIVTLQSNGVTTALASVAIVFAIVWVMLRFIKYINKILGRIGSMVVARVTAIMIAALGVQFVIQGLKGAVTHF; translated from the coding sequence TTGCTCATCCCCTATAACCTAGTTGAAGCGGTTATCGCGCTGTTCGTCGTAGTCGACCCCCTAGGAAACATGCCCATCTTCCTCTCCTTGACCAGCGACATCGGGGAAGATGAGAGGAAAAGAATGTTTAACGTCGCCACGGCGGTCGGCTTCATCGTGTTAATGGTTTTCGCCGTGATAGGTAAGGGGTTCCTAGACGCGTTGGGAATCAGCCTCTACAGTTTTATGGTCGCAGGAGGACTACTGCTCATGATAATCTCGGTTAAAATCATCATTCAAGGAGGGTGGAGGGAGGAGGCTTTATCACCCTCCGATCTAGGCGTCATACCCATCGCCTTCCCATTGCTGGTAGGCCCCGGCGCCATCACCACCACTATCGTTACCCTTCAATCCAACGGGGTTACAACCGCCCTAGCCTCAGTAGCCATCGTCTTCGCGATCGTCTGGGTTATGCTCAGGTTCATTAAATACATAAACAAAATCCTAGGTAGAATCGGCTCCATGGTGGTCGCTAGGGTAACGGCCATAATGATCGCCGCGTTGGGAGTTCAATTCGTGATCCAAGGATTGAAGGGAGCCGTCACACATTTCTAA
- a CDS encoding Hsp20/alpha crystallin family protein gives MWRRRRILDEFEAIERELDQLIDEFLYGRPMWNPQLECLEPLAYMQETDEKIVVTIDLPFVRKEDIKLDITPNELTVEAQMQKHVAYDRWGTVQRQCRFKTFHKTLKLPVEVVPEMVKARFKEGYLTIELPKKARRFKVKVE, from the coding sequence ATGTGGAGGCGAAGAAGAATCCTCGACGAGTTCGAAGCCATTGAAAGAGAATTAGACCAGTTGATAGACGAGTTCCTCTACGGTCGACCCATGTGGAACCCCCAGCTTGAATGCCTAGAACCCCTGGCGTATATGCAGGAAACGGATGAAAAGATCGTTGTAACCATCGACCTGCCATTCGTGCGGAAAGAGGACATCAAGCTCGACATAACACCAAACGAGCTCACGGTAGAGGCCCAGATGCAGAAACACGTAGCCTATGATCGGTGGGGTACGGTTCAAAGGCAATGCCGGTTTAAAACGTTCCATAAAACCCTCAAGCTACCCGTTGAAGTCGTTCCCGAAATGGTTAAGGCCAGGTTTAAGGAAGGCTACCTCACCATCGAATTGCCCAAGAAGGCGAGGCGCTTCAAGGTTAAAGTAGAATAG
- a CDS encoding proteasome assembly chaperone family protein, with amino-acid sequence MEALDLRFVEVTPLTNLKRVVIGLPDVGLVGLITVNHLIRELSAEEAGYVESSTFPPVVVVHEGEPKFPMRFFHKDGVVYLTSEIPIPASSIPLLARGLVEWVKGKGSPLILSVSGVAVPNRLEIETPEVYGVASTPTARQVLVNAGVKPLEEGFMVGPHSQILMEAVHRKIDNIVLVSQSHYQYPDPGAAASAVNVLNKILGLKVDVKTLLEQAEEIRLKMREVMHRTYRQMERMQKAQEQELPPMYV; translated from the coding sequence ATGGAAGCCTTAGACTTAAGGTTCGTCGAGGTAACGCCCCTAACCAATTTGAAAAGGGTGGTGATCGGGCTGCCCGATGTGGGCCTGGTTGGGCTGATCACGGTGAACCACTTGATCAGGGAGTTGTCGGCGGAGGAAGCCGGATACGTTGAGTCCAGCACTTTTCCACCGGTCGTCGTCGTCCACGAAGGGGAGCCCAAGTTTCCCATGAGGTTCTTCCACAAAGACGGCGTAGTGTACCTGACCTCTGAGATCCCGATTCCCGCTTCATCCATACCCTTGCTAGCTCGAGGCCTAGTTGAATGGGTTAAAGGCAAGGGATCCCCCCTCATCTTATCAGTGAGCGGTGTAGCTGTTCCAAACCGGTTGGAAATTGAAACGCCTGAAGTCTATGGGGTGGCGTCCACACCCACCGCGAGGCAAGTCCTCGTCAACGCGGGTGTGAAGCCTCTGGAGGAGGGGTTCATGGTGGGGCCTCACTCTCAGATCCTAATGGAGGCTGTTCATCGGAAAATCGACAACATAGTGCTTGTATCTCAATCGCATTACCAGTACCCGGATCCGGGCGCAGCCGCCTCCGCGGTGAACGTTTTGAACAAAATCCTCGGGTTAAAAGTGGACGTGAAAACGTTGCTGGAGCAAGCCGAGGAGATACGGTTGAAGATGAGGGAGGTAATGCATCGAACCTACCGGCAGATGGAGCGGATGCAGAAAGCCCAGGAACAGGAGCTTCCACCCATGTACGTTTAA
- a CDS encoding aldehyde ferredoxin oxidoreductase family protein, with the protein MKGYAGKGLKVDLSTGRFEEWKIPERFQAHYLGGLGFASRLLYDEVKYADPFSPDNKLIVSPGLLVGTGVPTASKTTFTAKSPLTGGFGRSVAGARLGVELKKAGFDVLIIEGRCLKPSILLIQDGEVEVREAADLWGLDVRKTASRIREQVADAATAVIGPAGENLCKIAGIDCEERQAARTGLGAVMGSKRLKAIAVKGSGKIEYADPERLRGLIAKWAGILKENPNSELDMKYGTAEFYEWMNVEKGTFPSRNWQHGYFQKSFDKLKQGEKSPLDPYYWSPKYTVKNRACPNCTKPCGRVFRVPSGPYMGVELDGLEYETVYSLGGSLEIEDPEAVAKLHLTCDLLGLDAISAGLTVAWAMEAYEKGLIDPGPGLNLSFGNVDAALAVLEMMAARKGELGSLLSDGVKVASEKLGKRSWEFAVHVKGLELPAYDVRAIKGMALAVAVSTRGACHLTAGIYGTELVGKWWRFSGVDRFSAEGKGYEVKIHEDLMTLYDILGVCKFSRHMFYVEGFPEIVNAVTGLDTTVSHLLTTGERVYNLQRCFNVREGFSRVDDNLPPRVLSQPIPKGPSQGSFVKRKELERMLDDYYQARGWSENGVPTKVKLLSLDLEDLADELGSDR; encoded by the coding sequence TTGAAGGGTTACGCTGGAAAAGGGTTGAAGGTCGACCTCTCCACTGGGCGTTTTGAGGAGTGGAAGATTCCTGAACGGTTTCAAGCCCATTATCTTGGAGGTTTAGGATTCGCTTCTAGGCTTCTATACGATGAGGTGAAATACGCGGATCCATTCTCCCCGGATAATAAGCTCATCGTCTCCCCTGGGTTGCTGGTGGGAACCGGCGTCCCCACCGCGTCGAAGACAACGTTCACGGCGAAATCTCCCCTCACCGGCGGGTTTGGAAGGTCTGTGGCTGGGGCGAGGCTGGGGGTTGAGCTTAAAAAAGCCGGTTTCGACGTTTTAATCATCGAAGGGAGATGCCTTAAACCATCCATCCTCCTTATCCAAGACGGTGAAGTCGAAGTACGGGAGGCGGCAGATCTCTGGGGGTTGGATGTGAGGAAGACGGCTTCAAGGATCCGCGAGCAAGTCGCTGACGCAGCCACCGCTGTCATTGGACCCGCTGGCGAAAACCTATGCAAGATAGCTGGAATAGACTGCGAGGAAAGGCAGGCCGCTCGAACTGGGCTGGGAGCCGTGATGGGATCTAAGAGGTTGAAGGCGATCGCGGTGAAAGGGTCTGGGAAAATCGAGTACGCCGACCCAGAGAGGTTACGTGGGCTGATCGCCAAGTGGGCTGGGATTTTGAAGGAGAACCCAAACTCCGAGCTCGACATGAAATATGGCACCGCCGAGTTCTACGAGTGGATGAACGTGGAGAAGGGAACGTTTCCATCCAGGAACTGGCAACACGGATACTTCCAGAAATCCTTCGATAAGCTGAAGCAGGGGGAGAAGTCGCCTCTAGACCCATACTACTGGTCCCCCAAATATACGGTGAAAAATAGGGCGTGTCCCAACTGCACCAAGCCATGCGGCAGGGTCTTCAGGGTTCCCAGCGGACCATACATGGGAGTGGAGTTAGATGGCTTAGAATATGAAACCGTCTACTCTCTGGGGGGGAGTCTTGAAATCGAGGACCCGGAGGCCGTGGCTAAGCTTCATTTAACCTGCGACCTCCTAGGGTTAGACGCCATCTCCGCTGGATTGACGGTGGCTTGGGCTATGGAAGCCTACGAGAAGGGCTTAATCGACCCAGGTCCAGGTTTAAACCTGTCCTTCGGAAACGTGGACGCCGCATTAGCGGTGTTGGAGATGATGGCTGCTAGGAAAGGGGAGTTGGGCAGCCTTCTCTCAGACGGAGTTAAAGTCGCGAGCGAGAAGCTGGGAAAACGTTCATGGGAGTTCGCTGTCCACGTGAAGGGTTTGGAGCTACCCGCCTACGATGTAAGAGCCATCAAAGGAATGGCCTTAGCCGTAGCCGTTTCAACGAGGGGGGCATGCCACCTCACCGCCGGGATATATGGTACTGAGCTTGTGGGTAAATGGTGGAGGTTTTCAGGTGTCGACCGGTTCTCAGCCGAAGGAAAGGGATACGAGGTGAAAATCCACGAGGATTTGATGACATTATACGATATACTGGGCGTATGCAAGTTTTCCAGACACATGTTTTACGTTGAGGGATTTCCCGAGATCGTGAACGCGGTGACCGGATTGGACACAACGGTGTCCCATCTTCTAACCACGGGGGAGCGAGTGTACAATCTTCAGCGATGCTTCAACGTACGGGAAGGGTTCAGCAGAGTCGATGACAACCTTCCCCCAAGGGTTTTAAGCCAACCCATCCCTAAAGGCCCCTCCCAAGGCAGCTTCGTCAAACGAAAGGAGTTGGAGCGCATGCTCGACGACTACTACCAGGCTCGGGGATGGTCGGAGAACGGTGTGCCCACGAAGGTTAAACTCTTATCCTTAGACTTGGAGGACTTGGCTGACGAGTTGGGTTCTGACCGTTAA
- a CDS encoding YkgJ family cysteine cluster protein translates to MSLLRLIPWRRVHDWLCLGCGECCKRFEIPLMGPEYARVLGKYGLTALKFELGRVCLNKRFDGRCVFQYRDGFRWLCGLQQEKPISCKLWPFAVFTKPRYGRSRDSAYRYLDVEYYLYVHPSCRGLTYGSPSVHLAEMVLPEVIEIWLGKRTSQSYTTCHLPSLTPKPLRVNVNPL, encoded by the coding sequence ATGAGCCTTCTAAGGCTTATCCCTTGGCGGCGTGTTCACGACTGGCTGTGTTTGGGTTGTGGTGAGTGCTGTAAGAGATTCGAGATTCCTTTAATGGGACCTGAGTACGCGAGGGTTCTGGGCAAGTATGGTTTAACCGCTTTGAAATTCGAGTTAGGCCGCGTCTGCCTAAACAAACGATTCGATGGACGATGCGTTTTCCAATACCGAGATGGGTTCAGATGGCTATGTGGTCTCCAACAGGAGAAACCCATCTCCTGCAAGCTGTGGCCCTTCGCCGTCTTCACAAAGCCCCGTTATGGACGAAGCCGAGACTCCGCCTACCGTTATTTAGATGTCGAATACTACCTGTACGTCCACCCATCTTGTCGGGGCCTAACGTACGGGTCTCCCAGCGTACACCTAGCGGAAATGGTTTTGCCCGAAGTCATAGAGATCTGGCTGGGTAAAAGGACAAGTCAATCATACACCACTTGTCATCTTCCAAGCCTAACGCCTAAACCCCTACGCGTAAACGTTAATCCTCTATAA
- a CDS encoding Lrp/AsnC family transcriptional regulator — protein MLDKKELRLLLELVKDGRQKITELSSKCGLTRQSTYEKLLKFERMGFKFTVDINPKDLGLNLTAYVLVVADPHSKFRKETDAQIKNFKEISQIHYILGRFDVIAEVMVRNMEEFREVLTRIQSLPAVRKTETLMVYETPKRERMDPIINAIEKRLTEP, from the coding sequence ATGCTGGATAAAAAGGAGCTTAGACTCCTACTAGAGTTGGTGAAGGACGGCCGACAGAAAATCACCGAGCTGTCCAGCAAATGCGGGTTAACGAGACAAAGCACGTACGAGAAGCTGTTAAAGTTCGAACGAATGGGCTTCAAGTTCACCGTCGACATAAACCCAAAGGATCTAGGCCTAAACCTAACAGCCTACGTACTGGTCGTCGCTGACCCGCACAGCAAGTTCAGGAAGGAAACAGACGCCCAGATAAAGAACTTCAAGGAAATCTCCCAGATCCACTACATCCTAGGAAGATTCGACGTCATCGCTGAGGTCATGGTGAGAAACATGGAAGAGTTCAGGGAAGTCCTCACAAGAATACAAAGCCTCCCAGCCGTGAGGAAAACTGAAACCCTCATGGTCTACGAAACCCCGAAAAGGGAGAGAATGGACCCAATCATCAACGCTATCGAGAAACGGCTGACGGAGCCTTAA